The Catenuloplanes niger genome includes a window with the following:
- a CDS encoding zinc ribbon domain-containing protein: MKAAPQAQRRLLDLQAIDTSLAQLAHKRKTLPEYAELDTLARTLSALEDERVRAQVTVDDIDRDIARLEKDIDQVRIRRQKDDDRLAAGTGPARELEALQHEVVSLTRRQSELEDQELELMEQRETAQATLDEIATRQEAAREARSAAEARREAALAEIAKEEEFKSQSRAPLAADLPGDLVTLYDRLREANAGLGAALFRAGRCGGCRLELYGQELHRVKAAPADEVVRCEECGRIMVRTAESGL, encoded by the coding sequence GTGAAGGCCGCGCCGCAAGCCCAACGCCGTCTGCTGGATCTGCAGGCTATCGACACGTCCCTGGCCCAGCTCGCGCACAAGCGCAAGACGCTGCCGGAGTACGCCGAGCTCGACACGCTGGCCCGCACCCTCTCCGCGCTGGAGGACGAGCGGGTGCGCGCCCAGGTCACGGTGGACGACATCGACCGCGACATCGCCCGGCTGGAGAAGGACATCGACCAGGTCCGGATCCGCCGTCAGAAGGACGACGACCGGCTGGCCGCCGGCACCGGTCCGGCCCGCGAGCTGGAGGCGCTGCAGCACGAGGTGGTCAGCCTGACCCGCCGGCAGAGCGAGCTGGAGGACCAGGAGCTCGAGCTGATGGAGCAGCGGGAGACCGCGCAGGCCACGCTGGACGAGATCGCCACCCGCCAGGAGGCCGCCCGCGAGGCCCGGTCCGCCGCCGAGGCCCGCCGCGAGGCCGCGCTGGCCGAGATCGCCAAGGAGGAGGAGTTCAAGTCGCAGTCCCGGGCGCCGCTGGCCGCGGACCTCCCCGGCGACCTGGTCACGCTCTACGACCGGCTGCGCGAGGCGAACGCCGGGCTCGGCGCCGCGCTGTTCCGCGCCGGTCGCTGCGGCGGCTGCCGCCTGGAGCTGTACGGCCAGGAGCTGCACCGGGTCAAGGCCGCGCCCGCCGACGAGGTGGTGCGCTGCGAGGAGTGCGGGCGGATCATGGTGCGGACCGCGGAGTCCGGCCTGTGA
- a CDS encoding Nif3-like dinuclear metal center hexameric protein, producing MVAALEARYRPAWAEQWDRVGLVLGDPDAPVRRVLCVVDVVDETVDEAFAVGADLIVAHHPLLLKGVSSVAPTTFKGRIVHRLIKGDIALFTAHTNADTANPGVSDALAARLGLTDLRPLAPHATDPTLGIGRVGTLPSPLTLRQFTATAADRLPATAWGVRAAGDPERIIRTVAVCGGSGDSFLGAATAAGADAYLTADLRHHPAGEHLAAGGPALLDAAHWATERPWCDDVAAWLRAEAPVEVIVSDLDTDPWTLHAASPLSTEQKKEPSS from the coding sequence CTGGTGGCCGCGCTCGAGGCGCGCTACCGGCCGGCCTGGGCGGAGCAGTGGGACCGCGTCGGTCTGGTGCTCGGCGACCCGGACGCGCCGGTGCGCCGGGTGCTGTGCGTGGTGGACGTGGTGGACGAGACCGTCGACGAGGCGTTCGCCGTCGGCGCGGACCTGATCGTGGCGCACCACCCGCTGCTGCTCAAGGGCGTGTCGTCGGTCGCGCCGACGACGTTCAAGGGCCGGATCGTGCACCGGCTGATCAAGGGCGACATCGCGTTGTTCACCGCGCACACCAACGCGGACACGGCGAATCCCGGCGTGTCGGACGCGCTCGCCGCCCGGCTGGGGCTCACCGATCTCCGCCCGCTCGCCCCGCACGCCACGGACCCCACGCTCGGCATCGGCCGGGTCGGCACGCTGCCGTCCCCGCTGACGCTCCGGCAGTTCACCGCGACGGCGGCAGACCGCCTGCCGGCAACCGCCTGGGGGGTACGCGCCGCGGGCGACCCGGAGCGGATCATCCGTACCGTGGCGGTCTGTGGTGGGTCCGGCGACTCGTTCCTGGGGGCGGCCACCGCGGCCGGTGCCGATGCATACTTGACCGCCGACCTTCGGCATCACCCCGCCGGTGAGCACCTCGCCGCGGGCGGCCCGGCGCTGCTCGACGCGGCGCACTGGGCCACCGAGCGCCCCTGGTGCGACGACGTGGCCGCGTGGCTGCGCGCCGAGGCGCCGGTCGAGGTGATCGTCTCGGACCTGGACACCGATCCCTGGACGCTGCACGCGGCGTCCCCGCTCTCAACTGAACAGAAGAAGGAGCCCTCGTCGTGA
- a CDS encoding flavoprotein has protein sequence MIGGYPARVLYVVACGSPVARKVGVLVDLARADGWDVCVITTPDGRKFVDPAALAAQTGHPVRSDYKNPGDADVLPPADAIVVAPATVNTINKWAAGIADTLALGLLVEAYGKGLPIVAMPYTNEAMAAHPVFRENIERLRSWGVSVLFGDDVVELHPPGTGDRYVDRFPWALTLDVLRVRLPTDGSLT, from the coding sequence ATGATCGGTGGCTATCCAGCGCGCGTGCTCTACGTCGTCGCCTGCGGCTCGCCGGTCGCCCGGAAGGTGGGCGTGCTGGTGGACCTCGCGCGAGCCGACGGCTGGGACGTCTGCGTGATCACGACGCCGGACGGGCGCAAGTTCGTCGACCCGGCCGCGCTGGCCGCGCAGACCGGACACCCGGTCCGTTCGGACTACAAGAACCCGGGCGACGCGGACGTGCTGCCGCCGGCGGACGCGATCGTGGTCGCGCCGGCCACGGTCAACACGATCAACAAGTGGGCGGCCGGCATCGCCGACACGCTCGCGCTCGGATTGCTGGTCGAGGCGTACGGCAAGGGCCTGCCGATCGTCGCGATGCCGTACACGAACGAGGCGATGGCGGCGCACCCGGTGTTCCGGGAGAACATCGAGCGGTTGCGGTCCTGGGGCGTGAGCGTGCTCTTCGGCGACGACGTGGTCGAGCTGCACCCGCCGGGCACCGGTGACCGCTACGTCGACCGGTTCCCGTGGGCGCTGACCCTGGACGTGCTCCGTGTCCGCCTCCCCACGGACGGCAGCCTCACCTAG
- a CDS encoding helix-turn-helix domain-containing protein — MDELPIGRRVAYWRGRRKMSQQVFADRLGKSKSWVDKVERGVRRLDKFSVIYEIADVLQVDVQLLLGKDPERRPDTVNCIDQVEVEEIRSALERYNQISAFFTATPQAPPLPEMRKAVSHAWLTFQHAKYGVLARALPKLLRDGQALDTSTPDPDRPEAAHLLGQVYQIASSTLRKLGEHELSWLAADRSIAVCQRADDQLLAGVATYRVGSSLLALGRARPALEIHVNVANQIAPAGDTDSTPERLSVYGMLLLQGGMAAARLGDTATVHDLMNEATRVAEHVGGDANHYWTSFGPTNVQLHRAAAMVELGDGRMAVETHDVINQTGGFDALLPERRAHHYLDLARGYSQMGEMEKAGEMLLEGDRLAPSEIRCRPIAHAVISDVLRRTRGTPSPAIAELAEHMGVGV; from the coding sequence GTGGACGAGCTGCCGATCGGACGCCGCGTGGCGTACTGGAGGGGACGGCGCAAGATGTCCCAGCAGGTCTTCGCGGACCGGCTGGGCAAGTCGAAGAGCTGGGTGGACAAGGTCGAGCGCGGGGTACGCCGGCTCGACAAGTTCTCCGTGATCTACGAGATCGCCGACGTGCTGCAGGTCGACGTGCAGCTGCTGCTCGGCAAGGACCCGGAGCGCCGGCCGGACACGGTGAACTGCATCGACCAGGTCGAGGTCGAGGAGATCCGCTCCGCGCTGGAGCGGTACAACCAGATCAGCGCGTTCTTCACGGCCACGCCCCAGGCACCGCCGCTGCCGGAGATGCGCAAGGCGGTCAGCCACGCGTGGCTGACGTTCCAGCACGCGAAGTACGGCGTGCTCGCCCGTGCGCTGCCCAAGCTGCTCCGCGACGGCCAGGCGCTGGACACCTCCACGCCGGACCCGGACCGGCCGGAGGCCGCCCACCTGCTCGGGCAGGTCTACCAGATCGCCTCCTCCACGCTGCGCAAGCTGGGCGAGCACGAGCTGTCCTGGCTCGCGGCCGACCGGTCCATCGCGGTCTGCCAGCGCGCCGACGACCAGCTGCTCGCCGGTGTCGCGACGTACCGGGTGGGCAGCTCGCTGCTGGCGCTCGGCCGGGCCCGGCCGGCGCTGGAGATCCACGTCAACGTGGCCAACCAGATCGCGCCGGCCGGTGACACGGACAGCACGCCGGAGCGGCTCAGCGTCTACGGCATGCTGCTGCTCCAGGGCGGCATGGCCGCGGCCCGGCTCGGCGACACCGCCACCGTGCACGACCTGATGAACGAGGCCACCCGCGTCGCCGAGCACGTCGGCGGCGACGCGAACCACTACTGGACCTCGTTCGGGCCGACCAACGTGCAGTTGCACCGGGCGGCCGCGATGGTCGAGCTGGGTGACGGCCGGATGGCGGTCGAGACGCATGATGTGATCAACCAGACCGGCGGGTTCGACGCGCTGCTGCCGGAGCGGCGGGCGCACCACTACCTCGACCTCGCCCGCGGATACTCGCAGATGGGCGAGATGGAGAAGGCGGGGGAGATGTTGCTGGAGGGTGATCGGCTCGCGCCGTCGGAGATCCGCTGCCGGCCGATCGCCCACGCGGTCATCTCGGACGTGTTGCGTCGCACCCGCGGTACGCCGTCTCCCGCCATCGCCGAGTTGGCTGAGCACATGGGAGTTGGCGTATGA